From the genome of Papaver somniferum cultivar HN1 chromosome 2, ASM357369v1, whole genome shotgun sequence, one region includes:
- the LOC113346973 gene encoding YTH domain-containing family protein 1-like isoform X4 translates to MGGNPVMEKVDGSDYGTVETHLIQGSEASPFVVAAQPLEQAEAMGNDGTPKFILDQGLYYSPTNYYGYYCTGFDSPSEWDDHPRFFGIDGQDLHIAGLQTENLPFVYYTPTSPTYEFAQSPYNPYNPYIPGAYMGVDGSYVGSQTYYPGSAYQYPTSSSAYYPLVLQPGADGVPNSSSDPHSLNAGASIINGPYGAGLKENTSFMPVSTTRAPLRPAAADGRAEAMDNGLNMSQPYSKRSEGSKSSATLAKRPTAIQTVASGTVSHSALPHIAQSPGTSASTQVANQIPRGVSSTFNSTKAVVSVNGLSDFGSNARGWGVVDKFKPRFHYGGDLKYGNGNTDLLGEQNRGPRTNRLKNQGVSSISQGDIIISADNYNREDFSVNYVDAKFFVIKSYSEDDVHKSIKYNVWSSTPNGNKRLENAYEDAQKISAGKPSGCPIFLFFSVNASGQFCGVAEMTGPVDFNKDMNFWQQDKWSGSFPVKWHFIKDVPNTNFRHIILENNENKPVTNSRDTQEIHHKPGIDMLNIFKNYLAKTSLLDDFMYYEERQKIMQEEKKRYLGKTYDNSSFMPAVVPPTQLNGVVDQRPSLNDLSKPDIGQSNSAKDEAENNLVGDEKEIVLKFGSLNIDLKKQGEARP, encoded by the exons ATG GGTGGTAATCCCGTTATGGAAAAAGTTGATGGTTCTGACTATGGAACTGTAGAAACACATCTG ATACAAGGTAGTGAGGCTAGTCCATTTGTAGTTGCAGCTCAACCTCTCGAACAAGCAGAAGCCATGGGCAATGATGGCACCCCGAAATTCATACTTGATCAGGGCCTATACTATTCTCCTACTAATTACTATGGATATTACTGTACAG GATTTGATTCACCTAGCGAATGGGATGACCACCCTAGGTTTTTTGGAATAGATGGTCAAGATCTCCATATTGCA GGTTTACAGACTGAAAATTTGCCTTTTGTATACTACACTCCTACTTCGCCTACTTATGAATTTGCACAATCACCGTACAATCCATACAATCCTTACATTCCTGGTGCTTACATGGGAGTTGACGGCTCATATGTAGGCTCACAAACTTATTACCCTGGATCTGCTTATCAGTACCCCACCTCGTCATCTGCCTATTACCCTCTTGTTCTTCAACCAGGTGCTGATGGCGTTCCAAATAGTTCCTCGGATCCCCATTCCTTAAATGCTGGTGCATCAATTATTAATGGGCCATATGGAGCAGGGTTGAAAGAGAACACTTCATTCATGCCTGTCAGTACAACTAGAGCACCATTGAGGCCAGCTGCAGCAGATGGAAGAGCAGAAGCCATGGACAATGGTCTCAATATGTCACAGCCATACTCTAAAAGGTCAGAGGGGTCTAAATCTAGTGCCACTCTGGCTAAGCGCCCTACAGCCATCCAAACTGTTGCATCTGGTACTGTTTCTCATTCAGCTTTACCACACATTGCTCAG AGCCCAGGTACTTCAGCCTCTACTCAAGTAGCTAATCAAATTCCGCGTGGTGTTTCATCTACTTTTAACTCAACAAAAGCTGTTGTGTCTGTGAATGGATTATCAGACTTCGGATCAAATGCTCGCGGATGGGGTGTAGTGGATAAGTTCAAGCCAAGGTTTCATTATGGTGGGGATTTGAAATATGGAAATGGAAACACTGATCTCTTGGGTGAACAGAATAGGGGGCCTAGGACGAATAGGTTAAAAAACCAAGGGGTGTCATCCATTTCACAGGGTGACATCATTATCAGTGCTGATAATTATAATCGAGAAGATTTCTCTGTTAACTACGTCGATGCCAAGTTCTTTGTTATCAAATCTTATAGTGAAGATGATGTGCATAAGAGTATCAAGTATAACGTGTGGTCAAGCACTCCTAATGGAAACAAGAGGTTGGAGAATGCTTATGAAGATGCACAGAAAATATCAGCTGGGAAGCCAAGTGGATGCCCAATATTCCTATTCTTCTCT GTCAATGCAAGCGGGCAGTTTTGTGGTGTTGCAGAGATGACAGGTCCTGTTGATTTTAACAAAGACATGAATTTCTGGCAGCAAGACAAATGGAGCGGTAGTTTCCCTGTGAAGTGGCACTTTATAAAGGATGTTCCGAACACTAACTTTCGACATATTATATTAGAGAACAATGAAAATAAGCCAGTCACAAATAGCAGAGATACTCAAGAG ATACATCACAAGCCAGGAATTGACATGCTGAATATCTTTAAGAACTATTTGGCAAAGACATCTCTACTTGATGACTTCATGTACTACGAAGAGCGTCAGAAAATCATGCAGGAAGAGAAAAAAAGGTATCTTGGTAAAACCTATGACAATTCATCCTTTATGCCGGCAGTGGTACCTCCTACTCAACTAAATGGTGTGGTCGATCAACGACCTAGTTTGAATGATCTGTCTAAGCCTGATATCGGTCAATCGAACAGTGCCAAGGATGAAGCTGAAAATAATTTGGTTGGCGATGAGAAGGAAATTGTCTTAAAGTTTGGTTCTCTTAATATTGATCTGAAGAAGCAAGGGGAAGCTAGACCGTGA
- the LOC113346973 gene encoding YTH domain-containing family protein 1-like isoform X1, producing the protein MEKVDGSDYGTVETHLIQGSEASPFVVAAQPLEQAEAMGNDGTPKFILDQGLYYSPTNYYGYYCTGFDSPSEWDDHPRFFGIDGQDLHIAGLQTENLPFVYYTPTSPTYEFAQSPYNPYNPYIPGAYMGVDGSYVGSQTYYPGSAYQYPTSSSAYYPLVLQPGADGVPNSSSDPHSLNAGASIINGPYGAGLKENTSFMPVSTTRAPLRPAAADGRAEAMDNGLNMSQPYSKRSEGSKSSATLAKRPTAIQTVASGTVSHSALPHIAQSPGTSASTQVANQIPRGVSSTFNSTKAVVSVNGLSDFGSNARGWGVVDKFKPRFHYGGDLKYGNGNTDLLGEQNRGPRTNRLKNQGVSSISQGDIIISADNYNREDFSVNYVDAKFFVIKSYSEDDVHKSIKYNVWSSTPNGNKRLENAYEDAQKISAGKPSGCPIFLFFSVNASGQFCGVAEMTGPVDFNKDMNFWQQDKWSGSFPVKWHFIKDVPNTNFRHIILENNENKPVTNSRDTQEIHHKPGIDMLNIFKNYLAKTSLLDDFMYYEERQKIMQEEKKRYLGKTYDNSSFMPAVVPPTQLNGVVDQRPSLNDLSKPDIGQSNSAKDEAENNLVGDEKEIVLKFGSLNIDLKKQGEARP; encoded by the exons ATGGAAAAAGTTGATGGTTCTGACTATGGAACTGTAGAAACACATCTG ATACAAGGTAGTGAGGCTAGTCCATTTGTAGTTGCAGCTCAACCTCTCGAACAAGCAGAAGCCATGGGCAATGATGGCACCCCGAAATTCATACTTGATCAGGGCCTATACTATTCTCCTACTAATTACTATGGATATTACTGTACAG GATTTGATTCACCTAGCGAATGGGATGACCACCCTAGGTTTTTTGGAATAGATGGTCAAGATCTCCATATTGCA GGTTTACAGACTGAAAATTTGCCTTTTGTATACTACACTCCTACTTCGCCTACTTATGAATTTGCACAATCACCGTACAATCCATACAATCCTTACATTCCTGGTGCTTACATGGGAGTTGACGGCTCATATGTAGGCTCACAAACTTATTACCCTGGATCTGCTTATCAGTACCCCACCTCGTCATCTGCCTATTACCCTCTTGTTCTTCAACCAGGTGCTGATGGCGTTCCAAATAGTTCCTCGGATCCCCATTCCTTAAATGCTGGTGCATCAATTATTAATGGGCCATATGGAGCAGGGTTGAAAGAGAACACTTCATTCATGCCTGTCAGTACAACTAGAGCACCATTGAGGCCAGCTGCAGCAGATGGAAGAGCAGAAGCCATGGACAATGGTCTCAATATGTCACAGCCATACTCTAAAAGGTCAGAGGGGTCTAAATCTAGTGCCACTCTGGCTAAGCGCCCTACAGCCATCCAAACTGTTGCATCTGGTACTGTTTCTCATTCAGCTTTACCACACATTGCTCAG AGCCCAGGTACTTCAGCCTCTACTCAAGTAGCTAATCAAATTCCGCGTGGTGTTTCATCTACTTTTAACTCAACAAAAGCTGTTGTGTCTGTGAATGGATTATCAGACTTCGGATCAAATGCTCGCGGATGGGGTGTAGTGGATAAGTTCAAGCCAAGGTTTCATTATGGTGGGGATTTGAAATATGGAAATGGAAACACTGATCTCTTGGGTGAACAGAATAGGGGGCCTAGGACGAATAGGTTAAAAAACCAAGGGGTGTCATCCATTTCACAGGGTGACATCATTATCAGTGCTGATAATTATAATCGAGAAGATTTCTCTGTTAACTACGTCGATGCCAAGTTCTTTGTTATCAAATCTTATAGTGAAGATGATGTGCATAAGAGTATCAAGTATAACGTGTGGTCAAGCACTCCTAATGGAAACAAGAGGTTGGAGAATGCTTATGAAGATGCACAGAAAATATCAGCTGGGAAGCCAAGTGGATGCCCAATATTCCTATTCTTCTCT GTCAATGCAAGCGGGCAGTTTTGTGGTGTTGCAGAGATGACAGGTCCTGTTGATTTTAACAAAGACATGAATTTCTGGCAGCAAGACAAATGGAGCGGTAGTTTCCCTGTGAAGTGGCACTTTATAAAGGATGTTCCGAACACTAACTTTCGACATATTATATTAGAGAACAATGAAAATAAGCCAGTCACAAATAGCAGAGATACTCAAGAG ATACATCACAAGCCAGGAATTGACATGCTGAATATCTTTAAGAACTATTTGGCAAAGACATCTCTACTTGATGACTTCATGTACTACGAAGAGCGTCAGAAAATCATGCAGGAAGAGAAAAAAAGGTATCTTGGTAAAACCTATGACAATTCATCCTTTATGCCGGCAGTGGTACCTCCTACTCAACTAAATGGTGTGGTCGATCAACGACCTAGTTTGAATGATCTGTCTAAGCCTGATATCGGTCAATCGAACAGTGCCAAGGATGAAGCTGAAAATAATTTGGTTGGCGATGAGAAGGAAATTGTCTTAAAGTTTGGTTCTCTTAATATTGATCTGAAGAAGCAAGGGGAAGCTAGACCGTGA
- the LOC113346973 gene encoding YTH domain-containing family protein 1-like isoform X2, whose amino-acid sequence MGGNPVMEKVDGSDYGTVETHLIQGSEASPFVVAAQPLEQAEAMGNDGTPKFILDQGLYYSPTNYYGYYCTGFDSPSEWDDHPRFFGIDGQDLHIAGLQTENLPFVYYTPTSPTYEFAQSPYNPYNPYIPGAYMGVDGSYVGSQTYYPGSAYQYPTSSSAYYPLVLQPGADGVPNSSSDPHSLNAGASIINGPYGAGLKENTSFMPVSTTRAPLRPAAADGRAEAMDNGLNMSQPYSKRSEGSKSSATLAKRPTAIQTVASGTVSHSALPHIAQSPDFGSNARGWGVVDKFKPRFHYGGDLKYGNGNTDLLGEQNRGPRTNRLKNQGVSSISQGDIIISADNYNREDFSVNYVDAKFFVIKSYSEDDVHKSIKYNVWSSTPNGNKRLENAYEDAQKISAGKPSGCPIFLFFSVNASGQFCGVAEMTGPVDFNKDMNFWQQDKWSGSFPVKWHFIKDVPNTNFRHIILENNENKPVTNSRDTQEIHHKPGIDMLNIFKNYLAKTSLLDDFMYYEERQKIMQEEKKRYLGKTYDNSSFMPAVVPPTQLNGVVDQRPSLNDLSKPDIGQSNSAKDEAENNLVGDEKEIVLKFGSLNIDLKKQGEARP is encoded by the exons ATG GGTGGTAATCCCGTTATGGAAAAAGTTGATGGTTCTGACTATGGAACTGTAGAAACACATCTG ATACAAGGTAGTGAGGCTAGTCCATTTGTAGTTGCAGCTCAACCTCTCGAACAAGCAGAAGCCATGGGCAATGATGGCACCCCGAAATTCATACTTGATCAGGGCCTATACTATTCTCCTACTAATTACTATGGATATTACTGTACAG GATTTGATTCACCTAGCGAATGGGATGACCACCCTAGGTTTTTTGGAATAGATGGTCAAGATCTCCATATTGCA GGTTTACAGACTGAAAATTTGCCTTTTGTATACTACACTCCTACTTCGCCTACTTATGAATTTGCACAATCACCGTACAATCCATACAATCCTTACATTCCTGGTGCTTACATGGGAGTTGACGGCTCATATGTAGGCTCACAAACTTATTACCCTGGATCTGCTTATCAGTACCCCACCTCGTCATCTGCCTATTACCCTCTTGTTCTTCAACCAGGTGCTGATGGCGTTCCAAATAGTTCCTCGGATCCCCATTCCTTAAATGCTGGTGCATCAATTATTAATGGGCCATATGGAGCAGGGTTGAAAGAGAACACTTCATTCATGCCTGTCAGTACAACTAGAGCACCATTGAGGCCAGCTGCAGCAGATGGAAGAGCAGAAGCCATGGACAATGGTCTCAATATGTCACAGCCATACTCTAAAAGGTCAGAGGGGTCTAAATCTAGTGCCACTCTGGCTAAGCGCCCTACAGCCATCCAAACTGTTGCATCTGGTACTGTTTCTCATTCAGCTTTACCACACATTGCTCAG AGCCCAG ACTTCGGATCAAATGCTCGCGGATGGGGTGTAGTGGATAAGTTCAAGCCAAGGTTTCATTATGGTGGGGATTTGAAATATGGAAATGGAAACACTGATCTCTTGGGTGAACAGAATAGGGGGCCTAGGACGAATAGGTTAAAAAACCAAGGGGTGTCATCCATTTCACAGGGTGACATCATTATCAGTGCTGATAATTATAATCGAGAAGATTTCTCTGTTAACTACGTCGATGCCAAGTTCTTTGTTATCAAATCTTATAGTGAAGATGATGTGCATAAGAGTATCAAGTATAACGTGTGGTCAAGCACTCCTAATGGAAACAAGAGGTTGGAGAATGCTTATGAAGATGCACAGAAAATATCAGCTGGGAAGCCAAGTGGATGCCCAATATTCCTATTCTTCTCT GTCAATGCAAGCGGGCAGTTTTGTGGTGTTGCAGAGATGACAGGTCCTGTTGATTTTAACAAAGACATGAATTTCTGGCAGCAAGACAAATGGAGCGGTAGTTTCCCTGTGAAGTGGCACTTTATAAAGGATGTTCCGAACACTAACTTTCGACATATTATATTAGAGAACAATGAAAATAAGCCAGTCACAAATAGCAGAGATACTCAAGAG ATACATCACAAGCCAGGAATTGACATGCTGAATATCTTTAAGAACTATTTGGCAAAGACATCTCTACTTGATGACTTCATGTACTACGAAGAGCGTCAGAAAATCATGCAGGAAGAGAAAAAAAGGTATCTTGGTAAAACCTATGACAATTCATCCTTTATGCCGGCAGTGGTACCTCCTACTCAACTAAATGGTGTGGTCGATCAACGACCTAGTTTGAATGATCTGTCTAAGCCTGATATCGGTCAATCGAACAGTGCCAAGGATGAAGCTGAAAATAATTTGGTTGGCGATGAGAAGGAAATTGTCTTAAAGTTTGGTTCTCTTAATATTGATCTGAAGAAGCAAGGGGAAGCTAGACCGTGA
- the LOC113346973 gene encoding YTH domain-containing family protein 1-like isoform X3 yields the protein MGNDGTPKFILDQGLYYSPTNYYGYYCTGFDSPSEWDDHPRFFGIDGQDLHIAGLQTENLPFVYYTPTSPTYEFAQSPYNPYNPYIPGAYMGVDGSYVGSQTYYPGSAYQYPTSSSAYYPLVLQPGADGVPNSSSDPHSLNAGASIINGPYGAGLKENTSFMPVSTTRAPLRPAAADGRAEAMDNGLNMSQPYSKRSEGSKSSATLAKRPTAIQTVASGTVSHSALPHIAQSPGTSASTQVANQIPRGVSSTFNSTKAVVSVNGLSDFGSNARGWGVVDKFKPRFHYGGDLKYGNGNTDLLGEQNRGPRTNRLKNQGVSSISQGDIIISADNYNREDFSVNYVDAKFFVIKSYSEDDVHKSIKYNVWSSTPNGNKRLENAYEDAQKISAGKPSGCPIFLFFSVNASGQFCGVAEMTGPVDFNKDMNFWQQDKWSGSFPVKWHFIKDVPNTNFRHIILENNENKPVTNSRDTQEIHHKPGIDMLNIFKNYLAKTSLLDDFMYYEERQKIMQEEKKRYLGKTYDNSSFMPAVVPPTQLNGVVDQRPSLNDLSKPDIGQSNSAKDEAENNLVGDEKEIVLKFGSLNIDLKKQGEARP from the exons ATGGGCAATGATGGCACCCCGAAATTCATACTTGATCAGGGCCTATACTATTCTCCTACTAATTACTATGGATATTACTGTACAG GATTTGATTCACCTAGCGAATGGGATGACCACCCTAGGTTTTTTGGAATAGATGGTCAAGATCTCCATATTGCA GGTTTACAGACTGAAAATTTGCCTTTTGTATACTACACTCCTACTTCGCCTACTTATGAATTTGCACAATCACCGTACAATCCATACAATCCTTACATTCCTGGTGCTTACATGGGAGTTGACGGCTCATATGTAGGCTCACAAACTTATTACCCTGGATCTGCTTATCAGTACCCCACCTCGTCATCTGCCTATTACCCTCTTGTTCTTCAACCAGGTGCTGATGGCGTTCCAAATAGTTCCTCGGATCCCCATTCCTTAAATGCTGGTGCATCAATTATTAATGGGCCATATGGAGCAGGGTTGAAAGAGAACACTTCATTCATGCCTGTCAGTACAACTAGAGCACCATTGAGGCCAGCTGCAGCAGATGGAAGAGCAGAAGCCATGGACAATGGTCTCAATATGTCACAGCCATACTCTAAAAGGTCAGAGGGGTCTAAATCTAGTGCCACTCTGGCTAAGCGCCCTACAGCCATCCAAACTGTTGCATCTGGTACTGTTTCTCATTCAGCTTTACCACACATTGCTCAG AGCCCAGGTACTTCAGCCTCTACTCAAGTAGCTAATCAAATTCCGCGTGGTGTTTCATCTACTTTTAACTCAACAAAAGCTGTTGTGTCTGTGAATGGATTATCAGACTTCGGATCAAATGCTCGCGGATGGGGTGTAGTGGATAAGTTCAAGCCAAGGTTTCATTATGGTGGGGATTTGAAATATGGAAATGGAAACACTGATCTCTTGGGTGAACAGAATAGGGGGCCTAGGACGAATAGGTTAAAAAACCAAGGGGTGTCATCCATTTCACAGGGTGACATCATTATCAGTGCTGATAATTATAATCGAGAAGATTTCTCTGTTAACTACGTCGATGCCAAGTTCTTTGTTATCAAATCTTATAGTGAAGATGATGTGCATAAGAGTATCAAGTATAACGTGTGGTCAAGCACTCCTAATGGAAACAAGAGGTTGGAGAATGCTTATGAAGATGCACAGAAAATATCAGCTGGGAAGCCAAGTGGATGCCCAATATTCCTATTCTTCTCT GTCAATGCAAGCGGGCAGTTTTGTGGTGTTGCAGAGATGACAGGTCCTGTTGATTTTAACAAAGACATGAATTTCTGGCAGCAAGACAAATGGAGCGGTAGTTTCCCTGTGAAGTGGCACTTTATAAAGGATGTTCCGAACACTAACTTTCGACATATTATATTAGAGAACAATGAAAATAAGCCAGTCACAAATAGCAGAGATACTCAAGAG ATACATCACAAGCCAGGAATTGACATGCTGAATATCTTTAAGAACTATTTGGCAAAGACATCTCTACTTGATGACTTCATGTACTACGAAGAGCGTCAGAAAATCATGCAGGAAGAGAAAAAAAGGTATCTTGGTAAAACCTATGACAATTCATCCTTTATGCCGGCAGTGGTACCTCCTACTCAACTAAATGGTGTGGTCGATCAACGACCTAGTTTGAATGATCTGTCTAAGCCTGATATCGGTCAATCGAACAGTGCCAAGGATGAAGCTGAAAATAATTTGGTTGGCGATGAGAAGGAAATTGTCTTAAAGTTTGGTTCTCTTAATATTGATCTGAAGAAGCAAGGGGAAGCTAGACCGTGA
- the LOC113346976 gene encoding galactinol synthase 1-like, giving the protein MAPQLIPRTLANAGLKSSKQATLHSRAYVTFLAGNKDYVKGVVGLAKGLRKVKTAYPLVVAVLPDVPQEHRDLLEQQGCIVREIEPVYPPENQTQFAMAYYVINYSKLRIWEFVEYSKMIYLDGDIQVFENIDHLFDLPDGYFYAVKDCFCEKTWSHTPQYKIGYCQQCPDRVKWPAAEMGAPPALYFNAGMFLFEPNLCTYDDLLKQLKISPTTPFAEQDFLNIYFRDIYKPIPLVYNLVLAMLWRHPENVELDKVKVVHYCAAGSKPWRYTGEEENMQREDIKMLVKKWWDIYNDESLDYKMPVKKGGEIENPSDTVESGNFQLFLSVLSEAAGVKYIKAPSAA; this is encoded by the exons ATGGCACCACAACTCATACCAAGAACCCTAGCCAATGCTGGGCTTAAATCATCAAAACAAGCAACTTTACATAGTAGAGCTTATGTTACGTTTTTAGCTGGTAATAAAGATTATGTTAAAGGTGTTGTAGGATTAGCAAAAGgtttaagaaaagtgaaaactgcGTATCCATTAGTTGTTGCAGTTTTACCTGATGTACCTCAAGAGCATCGTGACTTACTCGAGCAACAAGGTTGTATTGTCCGTGAGATTGAACCTGTTTATCCACCTGAAAATCAGACTCAGTTTGCTATGGCTTATTATGTCATCAACTACTCTAAGTTGCGTATTTGGGAG TTTGTGGAGTACAGCAAGATGATATACTTGGATGGAGATATCCAAGTCTTTGAAAACATTGATCATCTCTTTGATCTTCCAGATGGTTACTTCTATGCTGTAAAGGATTGCTTCTGTGAGAAAACTTGGAGTCACACTCCTCAGTACAAGATTGGATACTGCCAACAATGCCCTGATAGGGTCAAGTGGCCTGCAGCTGAGATGGGCGCGCCTCCGGCTCTCTACTTCAACGCTGGAATGTTCCTTTTTGAACCCAACCTATGTACTTACGATGACCTGCTAAAGCAGCTCAAAATCTCCCCTACAACTCCTTTTGCTGAGCAG GACTTTTTGAACATTTACTTTCGGGATATCTACAAACCCATTCCTCTAGTGTACAATCTGGTATTAGCTATGTTATGGCGTCACCCTGAGAATGTGGAGCTTGACAAGGTCAAAGTCGTGCACTACTGTGCTGCG GGATCAAAGCCGTGGAGGTACACTGGAGAGGAAGAGAATATGCAACGAGAAGACATTAAGATGCTGGTAAAGAAGTGGTGGGATATATACAACGATGAGTCTTTAGATTACAAGATGCCTGTCAAGAAGGGAGGAGAGATTGAAAACCCCAGTGATACGGTTGAATCTGGCAACTTTCAGTTGTTCCTCTCTGTTTTGTCCGAGGCTGCTGGAGTCAAGTACATCAAGGCTCCATCGGCAGCTTAG
- the LOC113346977 gene encoding uncharacterized protein LOC113346977, whose amino-acid sequence MGETPEFVYRISTKEEWDELQKNGSTFGGEIDKSTACFHLSKLNQVKSTLENFFKGREDLYLLQIDSKKLGDGLVYESVDSTNYFPHFYGPSRTYIPLPLDAVVKAEKLTLSGGQFSCSFLADSTLDAQ is encoded by the exons ATGGGTGAAACCCCAGAATTCGTTTACAGAATCAGCACCAAAGAAGAATGGGATGAACTGCAAAAGAATGGGTCTACTTTTGGTGGAGAAATTGATAAGTCTACTGCTTGTTTTCACCTCAGCAAACTCAATCAG GTGAAGTCAACATTAGAGAATTTTTTCAAAGGAAGGGAAGATCTCTACTTGCTACAAATTGATTCTAAGAAG CTCGGGGATGGATTGGTTTATGAATCTGTTGATAGTACCAACTACTTCCCTCATTTCTATGGCCCATCCCGTACTTACATTCCTCTCCCTTTGGATGCCGTTGTTAAAGCTGAGAAATTGACTCTGTCGGGAGGCCAGTTCAGTTGTAGTTTTCTGGCTGATTCAACTTTGGATGCGCAGTAA